The Canis aureus isolate CA01 chromosome 6, VMU_Caureus_v.1.0, whole genome shotgun sequence genome contains the following window.
ATCCTTTGATTACAGCTTGTACTCTGTACCCAATAGAACTTACCGCACTtaccaaaataagaaatacagacttttttttagtATCGAGTGTAAATTTAAGAGGATTAAACACATTTTCTAAGAATCTTGCAATGACAAATAGGTGACCCTTTAGCTGGTAAGCAGACTCAAGGGAGGAAAAGTGGGGAAAGGAAATTAACTAATATTTTGTaaccatttttaataatttcttattttccaaacaCTGCTTTCATAACAGAAGTGTTTTACACTTGCACAATATTAATTACTTTATTATACATGGAAGCCTGTGGTAGGCTGATTACACAATAAGACTGCAAACAACCAGTGGTACTTTTCTGACGTCAGAAGAGTACATAAGACTGAAACATCACCAAAAGTACATAAAAAACTCATCAGCATAAACAtcaaagtacattaaaaaatataatcaggaaaaaaaatacaattgctAAAAAGTGGTTTAGAGCAGAGCTACTGTCTCATCAGTAGCCTCAAATGGCAATTAGCGTTCATAGCAAGTTTTGATGACTTTACAAGACCCCTGTACAATACTGACTAATGCacccttttaaaatgtacattaaagGCTGCAATTTCACAAAGAGGTTCTGATGTCATTAGTAAATGCAGACACTCTTACCTCTCGCGTTAGCAATGTCACTAGTTGGAATTAACAACCTTAGTATCCGTAGCTCGGGATAGGTGGGGCTTTATTATACATGGAAGTCTGTacgggttttattttttttaaaaaggtatgtgggtggttgttgttgtttttttttaatcctactgTTTAGTATTTGAATGCCATAAGGCATATAAAATGCCTAATGAATTACCTAATGGAATGTAAATCATTCTAAAATTGAAACTGTCTAGATAGGAGAGGGAACAAGGCAGGCTCAGAACTCTAAGAAAGAGGGTAGgccaagaacaagaacaaaaaaacagaagtgtGGGTGACATGTAATAACACAGACAAGAGAACAATATGTTAAGCCATGTATAATAAATAATGCATACCCCAAATTTCAAAGAATTATGTAATTCCAACTTGGGTTCTAATACTGGTACCAACCAACCACTTGGGTGTCAACACTGCTGGATATCATAACTTCTAATGGAACTACAGCCTTGTTAACAGTTGGGATAAGGAGAgggtgctattttttttttttccttcttcttcttcttcttcttcttctttttcttcttttattaaagcTATCATTCCAGGCTTTGATCAAAGATCCAAGAATATTTGTTCTACCAGGCTGGAATGAATGGTTTGGAAGTTCAGAGTACATTTAAAAGCTGCAACAAAATATAGGTAGCCAACATCTCAGAATTTTGGATCAGCCTAGATGGAGACAGCAATTTGAAATGTTTTCGATCCCTtacttaaaaatgatgaaatgtgTATCATGATGCCCAGATAGAGCAATTTGAAATGTTTTCGATCCCTTACTTAAATGATGAAATGTATTATCATACTATCTGTAAATTGGATATTCCATTACAGTGATAACGTACAGAATTCCCATGCGTTATTACACTTTCCTGAGAGTAAAGCAATTAGAATAACCTTAATCCTAgcaacaaagtttttttttttttttttatgtgttttttgttctgttttgtttttttttgtagggtttttattttattatgggggggctttttttgtttttgtggtttttttgttttttttttttttttgcatttaaaactttTGGGCTATTCCCTGACGATCTATACATGTAAATTTGATTGCTAAACATTGTCACTTTGAATGTCAAACTATTTTTAATCTAttgattttgatttaaaaatcataatacaaACAGAGCTAAAATCACGCtaacaaaataaactaaatatgaAAAGTTGCATTGAAAGGGCATTACATTATTCTTAATAGGATCGTGTAGAAACATTCCAATGGCAGTgttctcaaaataaaacaaaattacattAGACCTCCAGCCTGGTCACTTTTTGGGACCTTACCTGTAACTTTGGCTGGTGGGCGTCTTTACTCTTGTACTACATGGCTCACTTACATCAGACATCATGTTTGTATACCCTGAGAAATCTGACACTGAAGTCCTTACTCTATGGTCCACTTCTCCATTAGAGTTAGTGATGAAGGTCATTGGCACCCTGCTGCCCGACTTAAACTGAGAACCAAACGCCTGTGCAAAGTTCTCAATCTGGTACGTTGTTCTAGGCTCTATGTCTTTCTGAGGATCTATCTGGCTAGCTAACTCCTGAGATGGAATCTGAAAGCTTGTTGAGGACTCTAAATTTTTCTGTTGTTCCTTCTGGCTAGTCAATTTCTGAGATGAGGACTGGAAGGCTGACGAAGTCTCTAGATTCTTCTGAGAATCTATCAGATCATCCAGCTCCTGGGAAGGTGTCAACTGCTGATGTGTAGCATCCAAAGCAGATAAATAAAGACCTGGTTGAGATCCAAACAACATCCCAAAAGGAGGCTTTGGCAATGAAGATGGCAACACTGAGGTAACAGATTGGCCGAAACCACACTCCAAAGGAGATGTAGTGTATATCTGTTTTTCTGGAAATAAAGTGTGGTTGTGGAGAGGTGAAGACAAACTGACAAACTGGAAACCGTGTCCAAGAGTAAAACCTGCATTAGTGGATTTTTCAAAAGCCTGTTGGAGGTATTTGGAGTATTCTTGCAACATGCTCGCCTTATCGTTTGAAGGTGTTTGGGTGCCTGGGCTCAAATTTTCTTCCTGAACCAATTCCGAGTGTTCTCCTGAGGTGTGTAAATCCACTCGCGGTTCCGTTATACTGAAAGGATCCTCTTTCTGGCTTTCCGATTTGTTGGAGTACTGATCCAAAATACTTTGTAAAACCTCGTCGGGAATTCCAGACTTGTCATGACAAGACTTAATTTCAGCATTGAGAGCCGAGGAGTCAATGAGGGACAATGGGGTCTCATTGTCCAAAACACTGACACCTGCAGACTGAATGACGGACTGTTGGGAGACCATGTGTCCTACGTTTATAGAAAAGGCACTGTTGCTGCTGGCAGTTGGTAAGtatcttcttttctttgaaaactgCATGGCATCATCGTAAGTACTGCTTATCTGACCTTGTTTGCCACTGGTACTTTGGAGAAGACTAATGGTCTCCACGCTATTATTCGATACGATGCCAAGTGAGCCACTGGGTTTCCCAGACAAGGACTTCTGTCCAACCATGTCTGGCAACGGCGACACAAAGTTAAGGTAGTTTTTATCGGtgttctttctgcttcctttcttaAAGATCAATTTTGGCACCCTTTTCTGCAGTTCATCAATACCGGTGCCAATTATGCCTCCACTGGAAGACACGGTGGGCATTTCTACGGAGTAACTCTGCATGTTTATGTTATTTGAAATCTGTGATTCGTTCGTTTTACCGGCCTTATGTTCCTTGCTTTCGACAGCTAGGCCTTTTGACTTCGTTTTCCTCCTGGAGGAgcttgtatttccctgagacaaCACAGCCAGGTTACCCATACTGTTATGGGTCGACGACCCAGGTTCTGCACTAGCGGCTCCTTTAGCTATGGCTTCGCCACACGTGCGCCTGTGCTTCAACAGCCTGTCAGTccttgaaaaatactgttggcaAGTGTCACATTTGTATGGCTTTTCTCCACTATGCGTCCTCTTGTGTCTCTCCATGTGGTACTTCTGGATGAACTTCATGCTGCACTGATCGCATCCGAACGGCTTCTCTCGGCTGTGGATCTTCTCGTGTCTCTGCAGCAGGTATTTCTGGATGAAGCCCATACTGCACTGGCTGCACTGGAAGGGTCTCTCTCCGGTGTGAATGAGGACGTGCCTCCGCAGGTGGTAGGAGCTTCTGAAAGCAGCACTGCAGTGGTCGCAGATGTGAGGTTTCTGACTTGGGGAGAGGACGGCGCCTTCTCCGTCTCCGACCAGAGGAGGTTTGGAAGATGCGCTTGGCTTCCTCTTGGCTTTGATTCCCTGAGATTCTGGCTTTGGCCTCTTTGCCTTTTTGACGGTAGTGTCCTGCTTTGGCTCctcgctgccgccgccgccgccgccgccgccgccgtggtGGTCGTCAGTCCTGCCGGTGCCGCTGAGCAGCACGTCGCGGTGGTGCTGGGCTGGCTGCTGCTGGGCGTGCTGGTGGAGAATGCTGAGGTCCTGGATGACGCCGTGGCTGCCGCCCCCGTCGCCGCCTCCGAGGCCTGCAGGTCTCT
Protein-coding sequences here:
- the ZNF281 gene encoding zinc finger protein 281, which encodes MKVGGGFLSGGGGPGSSGGGGGGGGRRAEMEPTFPPGMVMFNHRLPPVTSFTRPAGSAAPPPQCVLSSATSAAPAAEPPPPPPAPDMTFKKEPAASASAAAFPSQRTSWGFLQSLVSIKQEKPADPEEQPQPHHHHHHHHHHHHHYGGLFAGAEERPAGLGGGDGGGSHGVIQDLSILHQHAQQQPAQHHRDVLLSGTGRTDDHHGGGGGGGGGSEEPKQDTTVKKAKRPKPESQGIKAKRKPSASSKPPLVGDGEGAVLSPSQKPHICDHCSAAFRSSYHLRRHVLIHTGERPFQCSQCSMGFIQKYLLQRHEKIHSREKPFGCDQCSMKFIQKYHMERHKRTHSGEKPYKCDTCQQYFSRTDRLLKHRRTCGEAIAKGAASAEPGSSTHNSMGNLAVLSQGNTSSSRRKTKSKGLAVESKEHKAGKTNESQISNNINMQSYSVEMPTVSSSGGIIGTGIDELQKRVPKLIFKKGSRKNTDKNYLNFVSPLPDMVGQKSLSGKPSGSLGIVSNNSVETISLLQSTSGKQGQISSTYDDAMQFSKKRRYLPTASSNSAFSINVGHMVSQQSVIQSAGVSVLDNETPLSLIDSSALNAEIKSCHDKSGIPDEVLQSILDQYSNKSESQKEDPFSITEPRVDLHTSGEHSELVQEENLSPGTQTPSNDKASMLQEYSKYLQQAFEKSTNAGFTLGHGFQFVSLSSPLHNHTLFPEKQIYTTSPLECGFGQSVTSVLPSSLPKPPFGMLFGSQPGLYLSALDATHQQLTPSQELDDLIDSQKNLETSSAFQSSSQKLTSQKEQQKNLESSTSFQIPSQELASQIDPQKDIEPRTTYQIENFAQAFGSQFKSGSRVPMTFITNSNGEVDHRVRTSVSDFSGYTNMMSDVSEPCSTRVKTPTSQSYR